The sequence TCTATGATGCTCTTAAGCCGTATTTTAGTGATTCGCGTCCAGGCTCCCTCAAAAGTTGGATCTCTAGGCTAGCAAACACAAACGCTTAAAGAAGAAAATCAAAAAGATTGGCCACAGGAATGTAGAGCACAAGTAATATCTTTTCCGTGATCGTCGCCTTTGAGTATAAAGCCGAAAAACTCTGAAGCTCACCCTTATCGATAACAACCTCAGATGACGCTTTTCTTTTTTGGAAGCTCCTGAACACGGCATCGGCGAGGTCCTTATTGTCCCGGCAAACCACCATGAGTTCGGAATTCAGATTCGCTGACCGCGGATCAACATTGTAAGTTCCAACCAGAGTGTGGCGATGATCTATAACCGCACGCTTAGAATGAAGTCCCCAACGAGCAGAATCTGCCACTCGTAAAGAAGATTCCCCCTCCACCGCAGCTCCGGTCATCACCGACAGTGATAAATTCAACTGGGAGAGTTTATAGAGCCGAAACATCAAAGAGCTCACCGCGTAAATGGCATCCGTTGAATGCGCGCTATTGGTTAGAATTTCGAGATGCACCTGCCGGTTTGATAATTCTTTAAGTACGTCGTAGCCCCCTCTTTTTATCACAAAGTAAGGACTCTCTACGACGACATTTTCTTGGGCTTCAATGGCTAACTTTACGATCTCTTTAAAAACTTGTCTGGACTCTTCGCCGCCGGCCGGAGGGTCTGTGATAAAGAGAGAGTCATTGCAGGTGTATTCTATAAAAGAAGTCTTGGCTTCCGTTGTTAAGTCATCTACAAGCTTATCATCGCCAGGATCACTTGTTAAAAATTCTTTAGCTTTACTTAAATGCTTTTCTTTCACTTCGTCAAAGTTAGGATCTTCTGTGAGTTCTGAGTTGAAATATTGATCAAAACTTTCTCGAGCCGTTTGTGCCATTTCTCCCCGGACCAAGATGTCGCTATCAATAAAATTATAGTCTTCCTTCATATCGAAATACTCTTTGGCCACATTTCTACCGCCGGTGATAAAAGCTTTGTCATCAACGATGAGAAGTTTGCGATGGCTTCGATGTTGCGAGGAAATAAATCGATAGATTGGCATGTAATTATAATATTTAACATGTATGCCATGGCCGCGGAGGATTTGCGCATAGGCCGGAGTTAAGCGAAAAACAGGGATTGAAGAGTCTACGAGTATTCTGACGTTGACCCCTAGCTTTGCTTTTTCGATAAGTTCCGCAGTTGTGATTCGACTGGCGATATCCAGGTCAAAAATAAAAAATTCGAGTTCTATGGTTTTTTGCGCTGAACGAATAAGTTGAAGGCGTTGGATGAAAGAATCCGCCCCAGTATCTAACAGCACCATTTTTTGAGGAGATTTAAACTCTTTTCGAAGCGCAGGACTCGCTTTTGTTTTAAAAGCTCCTTGCTGACCGACGAGAAAAAAACCCGCTGCAAAGAGGAGATAAATCAACACAAGGATTGCGGTGACCCATAATATTGTTTTTACTAAAACTCGAGATACCTTCTGGGTCATAAACATCTTAAAACTGAATCAAATCAGTAAGGAATCTTATCGTTCTTGGCATCCCACTCTTTAAAAATCTGATAGGCTTCCGAAGAGAGAAACTGAACCATCGGTAGACTTCTTTCTTCGAGAGGCAAAGGAATCTCTTTATAAATGAAATCATCATCAAACTGATGGCGAGCTGCATCTTCCCGGGTGTTGCCATAATATACTTTCCCTAAACGGGCCCAATAGGCCGCGGAGAGACACATCGGGCATGGCTCGCAGGAGGTGTAAAGTTCTGCGTCTTGAAGTTCGAAATCAGCGATGTTCCTACACGCGTTACGTATTGCGACGACCTCTGCATGAGCCGTAGGATCATTGGTCGAAGTCACGCAGTTCCACCCTTCACCAATGATTTTTCCATCTTTAACGATAACCGCGCCAAAGGGGCCACCGTGTCCAGCATGCATATGCTCTCGTGAGAGTTCAATAGCTCTTTTCATGAATTGTTCCTGCATGTTCGCCCTTTCGCCAACTGTCCTTGGGAAATTTTATACGAAAGCGCGTTGCATTTTCAACTCTCATGTAACTAATTGTAGCTTTATTGTGCTGGAGAAGTGATCTAACAATATGTAAACCGAGTCCGGTGCCCTCGCCGACGGACTTTGTTGTAAAAAAGGGCTCGAAAATTTTTTCCACTGTTTCTGCCGGTATAGCATCACCGCTGTCATCAACGTTGATATAAAAATGCTCCTCATCCATTTCGCAATGGATCTTAATCCACTTTTCTTCCCGATGCTTTATTGCATCACAGGAATTAACGATCAAGTTCAGTAGCACCTGGGACAACTGAGTATTTCTGCAAAACAGCGCACCTCTTCGCAGCTCTTCTGCGATATGGAGCTCAATACTTTCGAGGTGAATCTTTTGTGCCAGAATGTTCTTCACGTCATCGAGAATGGTTTCGAATAAGTGCCACTGCATCGGTTCGGCAGAATTATCTCTGGAAAAGGTTTTGAGGCTTTTGATAATTCTCGAAATACGAAAAACAGCATCAATGATGTTTTTGGATATCTTAAGAAGATGAGACTTATCGACCGTGTCTTGCTGGAGATTGGCATTAAGCTCTTCGGTCCGCAGTGCCACGATCGCTAACGGATTATTGATTTCGTGAGCGATACCCGCAGCCATTTCACCCAATGAGGAGAGTTTAGAAGCAT comes from Bdellovibrionales bacterium and encodes:
- a CDS encoding phosphatidylserine/phosphatidylglycerophosphate/cardiolipin synthase family protein, with the protein product MTQKVSRVLVKTILWVTAILVLIYLLFAAGFFLVGQQGAFKTKASPALRKEFKSPQKMVLLDTGADSFIQRLQLIRSAQKTIELEFFIFDLDIASRITTAELIEKAKLGVNVRILVDSSIPVFRLTPAYAQILRGHGIHVKYYNYMPIYRFISSQHRSHRKLLIVDDKAFITGGRNVAKEYFDMKEDYNFIDSDILVRGEMAQTARESFDQYFNSELTEDPNFDEVKEKHLSKAKEFLTSDPGDDKLVDDLTTEAKTSFIEYTCNDSLFITDPPAGGEESRQVFKEIVKLAIEAQENVVVESPYFVIKRGGYDVLKELSNRQVHLEILTNSAHSTDAIYAVSSLMFRLYKLSQLNLSLSVMTGAAVEGESSLRVADSARWGLHSKRAVIDHRHTLVGTYNVDPRSANLNSELMVVCRDNKDLADAVFRSFQKRKASSEVVIDKGELQSFSALYSKATITEKILLVLYIPVANLFDFLL
- a CDS encoding nucleoside deaminase — its product is MQEQFMKRAIELSREHMHAGHGGPFGAVIVKDGKIIGEGWNCVTSTNDPTAHAEVVAIRNACRNIADFELQDAELYTSCEPCPMCLSAAYWARLGKVYYGNTREDAARHQFDDDFIYKEIPLPLEERSLPMVQFLSSEAYQIFKEWDAKNDKIPY
- a CDS encoding GHKL domain-containing protein, which gives rise to GRIINSNPAALKVFSASKADLTSFESLFSSRQFFDEKENAIDQKDLPPNVVLRTQKKVEDFLVGVRSASGDICWLQMSSVPLVDDENAVIGVVTSFADITSLRKAQKDLEVHNALLFNASKLSSLGEMAAGIAHEINNPLAIVALRTEELNANLQQDTVDKSHLLKISKNIIDAVFRISRIIKSLKTFSRDNSAEPMQWHLFETILDDVKNILAQKIHLESIELHIAEELRRGALFCRNTQLSQVLLNLIVNSCDAIKHREEKWIKIHCEMDEEHFYINVDDSGDAIPAETVEKIFEPFFTTKSVGEGTGLGLHIVRSLLQHNKATISYMRVENATRFRIKFPKDSWRKGEHAGTIHEKSY